One genomic segment of Cyanobacteriota bacterium includes these proteins:
- a CDS encoding Uma2 family endonuclease, with the protein MTPTIANLQNSNSTPTPSDKPNFAETGWHEEWIEHPDGTQEIIWTPLTDAEFLHPREGDHLPIDTFHDRIVSTLKDLLKRWFQHQPNTCVYGDLSFQWDIDLGNHCPDVAVVFNVKEPERDRSSFDVAEEGVRPAVIMEVVSPRYRHVDRETKVQHYAQAQVQEYIIFDRRKCRQQTWEEVLGYRLVAPSVYQPITPDENGRILSRVLGLWISLQDGQVVLENAQTGERLLTASELAQWAEMEHQRAEAERQRADRLAALLRSQGLDPDQI; encoded by the coding sequence ATGACTCCAACGATCGCCAATCTCCAAAACTCGAACTCGACACCCACTCCATCGGACAAGCCTAACTTTGCTGAAACTGGTTGGCATGAAGAATGGATTGAGCATCCTGATGGCACCCAGGAGATTATCTGGACACCTCTAACTGACGCAGAGTTTTTACATCCTAGGGAAGGTGACCACTTGCCTATTGACACGTTTCACGATCGCATCGTCAGCACCCTCAAAGACCTCCTTAAACGCTGGTTCCAGCACCAGCCGAATACTTGCGTTTATGGCGATTTGTCCTTCCAATGGGATATTGACCTAGGGAATCACTGCCCCGACGTTGCCGTAGTGTTCAATGTAAAAGAACCAGAGCGCGATCGTTCTAGCTTTGATGTGGCGGAAGAGGGCGTGCGTCCAGCAGTCATCATGGAAGTCGTGTCCCCTCGCTATCGCCATGTGGATCGAGAAACTAAAGTACAGCACTATGCCCAAGCTCAGGTGCAGGAATACATCATTTTCGATCGGCGGAAGTGTCGCCAACAAACCTGGGAAGAGGTGCTTGGGTACCGCTTGGTTGCGCCTAGCGTCTATCAGCCTATTACCCCTGACGAGAATGGACGGATTCTCTCTCGCGTATTGGGGTTGTGGATCAGCTTGCAGGATGGACAAGTAGTGCTGGAGAATGCCCAAACTGGAGAGCGGCTATTGACGGCATCGGAACTTGCACAATGGGCTGAGATGGAGCATCAACGGGCCGAAGCAGAACGCCAGCGGGCTGATCGACTAGCAGCTCTCCTGCGCAGCCAGGGACTGGATCCTGACCAAATTTAG
- a CDS encoding Uma2 family endonuclease, which translates to MMLIEAPPKPIGEKRITFCGLDWQAFKQIQALLTAHTRARFTYDNGLLEITMPLEAHERSARLIERFILILVTEMGMKLKTMGSTTLDREDLLKSAEPDNGYYIQNYSLVADHEVDLSVDPAPDLVVEVDITNSDLNKNALYASMGVAEFWRFNGRELQILQLTAGAYVECDRSPTFPLVSKTDLYQFLELAWRDEVAAEVKLRHWIRQQLQQ; encoded by the coding sequence ATGATGTTGATAGAAGCTCCCCCCAAGCCGATCGGTGAAAAGCGCATCACCTTTTGTGGTCTTGACTGGCAAGCATTCAAGCAAATTCAGGCCCTGTTGACTGCCCATACCCGCGCCCGCTTTACTTACGACAATGGCCTGTTAGAAATCACTATGCCCCTAGAAGCCCATGAACGCTCTGCTCGTCTAATCGAGCGCTTTATTTTAATTCTTGTGACTGAAATGGGCATGAAGCTAAAAACGATGGGATCAACTACCCTTGATCGGGAAGATTTGCTCAAGAGTGCTGAGCCTGACAATGGCTACTACATCCAAAACTATTCCCTAGTTGCCGATCATGAAGTGGACTTAAGCGTGGATCCAGCTCCTGATCTGGTGGTGGAAGTGGATATTACCAACAGCGACCTGAATAAAAATGCCCTCTACGCCAGCATGGGAGTAGCAGAGTTCTGGCGGTTTAATGGACGAGAGTTACAGATTTTGCAGTTAACTGCGGGAGCCTATGTGGAGTGCGATCGCTCCCCTACCTTTCCACTAGTGAGCAAAACCGATCTCTATCAGTTTCTAGAACTAGCATGGCGCGATGAGGTCGCTGCCGAAGTTAAGCTGCGTCATTGGATCCGTCAACAACTCCAGCAATAG